Part of the Gemmatimonadaceae bacterium genome, GGATGCGGCGTGTAGCCCTGGTCACGCACGGCCTCGAAGATCTCCTCGACGGTCCGCTTGGCCGGGTCGTACTGCAGCGCGGCGCTGCCGACCAGCACCTGCTGGACGTCGACGCCGTCGAGCGAACGCAGGGCCTTCTGAACGGCCATCACGCAGTGGCCGCAGCTCATGCCATCAATGGTCAGTTGAAGCGACGTCATTTGCACTCCGACGAATCATGGTTAGGTGAAGGGGCACGGGCACGGTGGGGTGCAAGGTGCGAGGGCCCGTGCCCGTGCCCGTGCCTGTAGTTTTATATACCCCCCTCCCCTATGTCAAGCCC contains:
- a CDS encoding cation transporter, yielding MTSLQLTIDGMSCGHCVMAVQKALRSLDGVDVQQVLVGSAALQYDPAKRTVEEIFEAVRDQGYTPHPAANA